Genomic DNA from Halobaculum sp. MBLA0147:
CTTGAAGGACATCGAGGGGACGATCGACGCCGTCACGCGCGGCGGTGCCGACGCCGTGTTGACCCAGCGCGGGATCGCGCCGCGGGTCCACGGCAACGCGAACGGTGCGGGGTACGTCGCGCACCTGAACGCCTCGACGGCCATCGGGCCGGACAGCAACGACAAGCGCCAGACCGGGACGGTCGTCGACGCCATCCGTGCGGGCGCGGACGCGGTGTCGATGCACATCAACGTCGGCTCCGACTACGAGCGCGAGCAGCTCAAGTTCCTCTCGGAGTTGACGAGCGAGGCGGCCGGCTACGGCGTGCCGACGCTGGCGATGGCGTACGCCCGCGGCGCGAACCTGACCGGCGAGGACCCCGAACACGACCCCGAGTACCTGGGCCACGCAGTCCGGCTGGCCGAGGAGGTCGGCGCGGACGTGGTGAAGACCGCCTACTCGGGCGACCCGGAGACGTTCGAACACGTCTGTGAGTCGACGGCGCTGCCGGTGGTCATCGCCGGTGGGTCGCCGTCGGGCGACCGCGCGACGCTGGAGGCGGTCCGCGGCGCGATGGACGCCGGTGCGGCGGGTGTCTCGATGGGGCGGTCGATCTTCCAACACGACGACCCCGAGGCGATCACCCGCGCCGTCTCCGCGGTGGTCCACGAGGACGCCGACGCCGAGGACGCGCTCCACGGCGCCGAACTGCTGTAACTCCAGGCCGCGTCTCGGTCGAGTCCGGACGCCGACCCGCTGTGCCCCAGTCGCCGACCCGTGCGATCTGACCTTCTGTCGACTTCTCTCTCGCCAGTGTCTCACGGCCAATTGCAACGCCGAACGGCACGAGAGATGACTCCGCTGGACCACCGAGCGCCGTGCTCGCGCGCCGCGAGCTATCCTGTCCCACGCTAGGGGACACATTGATTAGCTCGTCCGACGTACGTTCGGGTATGTCCCGACGGAACCCGATCGACGACATCGAGCAGGTGTTCGAGCGGATGAACCGCGAACTCGCCAACATCGGCGAGGGATTCGAGCCGCGCGGCCGCGGCGGCGTGAACGTCGACGTGCTCTCGCGCGACGGCGAGATCGTCGTCGTCGCCGACCTCCCCGGCTTCACGAGCGAGGACATCGACGTGTCGCTGGTCGACCGGGAGTTGACGATCACTGCCGAGGCGAGCGACGAGACGGAGACGGCCGTCGACGACGAGTCCGTCCAGGTCCACCGCCGCGAGCGCCACGCCCGCTCCGTCGAGCGGCGACTCCGACTCCCCGAGGACGTGGTCGAGGCCGAGACGACCGCCGAGTACGAGCACGGCGTCCTGACGGTGACGCTCCCGACACTCGAGAGCGAGACCGTCGAGGGCACCACCATCGACGTGAACTGACGACGCCAACCGAGCGGGTGACCCGAACTGGCGCCGGCCGCTCACACGCTCGCTCCGCCACGAGGTGCCTCCCCGGTCGAGAGGCGACGAGAAACTCGAATTCGAGTACCGATCTCGACGAGACCGCCGGAGAGCGGCGCGATCCGGAAAGCTACTTGCCCCGCCGGGTGGAACCGACGAGCAGAGATGGCGTCGACAGACACCGGCACGGAGGAGGTGGTCCACGAACCGGACCCGGCGTTCGCCGAGGCGACGAACGTCCGGCAGTTCATGCGAGAGTACGACATCCCGGACCACGAGGCGCTGATCGAGCGCACGACGACGGACCTCGACGGGGACCCGGACTCCGGCGTCGAGTGGTTCTGGGACGAACTCGTCGACTACCTCGGGATCGACTTCTACGAGGACTACGACACCGTCCGCGACGACACGGACGGCCCCCAGTTCTCGCGGTGGTACCCCGGCGGGGAACTCAACCTCGCGCACAACGTGCTCGACCGCCACGCCGCCCGCGACAGCGAGCGTCGCAACAAGATGGCCTGCATCTGGGAGGGGGAACCCGGCGACGAGCGCCACGTCACCTACCACGACCTCCACCGACAGACGAACCGCGTCGCGAACTACCTCGACTCGGTGGGTGTCGAGACGGGTGACACCGTCGGGCTGTACATGCCGATGGTGCCGGAGGTGATCTCGATCCTCTACGGCTGTTTCAAGGTGGGCGCGATCGCGGTGCCGATCTTCTCCGGGTTCGGCACGGAGGCGACCGCGACGCGGATCGCCGACTCGGAGTGTTCCGTGTTGTTCACCGCCGACGGCTTCTACCGCCGCGGCAGCGAGGTGACGCTGAAGGGGACCGCCGACGAGGCGATCGCCGAGGCCGGCCACGTCGAACACACCGTCGTCTACGACCGCCTCGGGTCGAGCGGGGACGCCGACGCAGACACCGACGAGGACCTCCCGATCCCGTGGCACCACGACCGCGACACCTGGTGGGCCGACAGCGTCGCCGCCGCGGACGACGACTACGAGACGCGGTCACTCTCCTCCGACCAGGAGTCGATGCTGCTGTACTCCTCGGGGACGACGGGGGAGCCGAAGGGGATCGTCCACACCCACGCGGGCGTACAGATGCAGTGTGCGAAGGAGCTCCACTTCGGGTTCGACCAGAAGCCGTCGGACCGGTTCTTCTGGGTCTCCGATATCGGGTGGATGATGGGGCCGTGGACGCTGATCGGCAACCACACGTTCGGCGGCACCGTGTTCATGTACGAGGGTGCCCCGGACCACCCGCAGCCCGACCGCTTCTGGGAGATGATCGACCGCCACGACCTGACGCAGTTCGGGATCTCGCCGACGGCGATCCGGGCGCTGCGCGAGCGGGGTGACGAGTGGCTCGCGGACCACGACCTCTCCTCGCTGCGGATCCTGGGGTCGACCGGCGAGCCGTGGGACCCCGAGTCCTGGCGGTGGTTCTACGAGCACGTCGGCGGCGGGGAGTGTCCGATCGTCAACATCTCCGGCGGGACGGAGATCTGTGGCTGTTTCCTCATGCCGATGCCGGACCAGCCGCTGAAGCCGTGTACGCTCGGCTCGCCGGGGCTCGGGATGGACGTCGACATCGTGGACGCCGACGGGGAGTCGGTGGCGGAGACGGGCGAGCGTGGGTTCCTCGTCGCGCGCGACTCCTGTCCCTCGACGACGAAGTCGCTGTGGTCGGGCGACGAGCGGTACCTCGAGGAGTACTGGTCGACGTGGCCGGACCTGTGGGACCACGGCGACTGGGCCCAGAAGGACGCCGACGGGTTCTGGTTCCTCCACGGGCGGGCCGACGACGCCCTGAACGTCGCCGGCCGGAAGATCGGCCCGGCGGAGATCGAGGGCGTGTTGATCGACCACCCGGATGTGAACCGCGCGGCGGCGGTCGGGGTGCCGGACGACACCACCGGCACCGCGGTCGTCGCCTACGTCGTCACGGAGCCGGGCGTCACCGGCGACGACGACCTGCGTGCGGAGCTGACGGAACTTGTCGGCGAGGAACACGGCAAGCCGTTCCGTCCGCGCGAGGTGTTGTTCGTCGACGCCTTCCCGAAGACGCAGTCGGGGAAGATCATCCGCCGCGCCATCGCCTCGGTCCACGAGGGCGAGGACCCCGGCGACCTCTCCTCGATGGAGAACCCCGAGGCGCTCGAGGCGATCCGGGACGCGTCCTGATCTCTCGGACGGCTCGTCTCGGTCGTCCGAACGCTCCGTCTCGATCGTCCGAACGCTCCGTCTCGATCACCCGAACAACTGTTCGAACAGCGCCGCCTGTCCCCGGCGGAGGCGTTCGAGGAAGGCGGTCTTGCCGACCCCCAACTCGGCGGCCACCTCCGCGGCGGTGACGGCCTTCGGCACGCCGAAGTACCCCATCGCGTGAGCCGTGCGGATCGCCGCCTCCTGTGCCGGGGTCAGGTCGAACCGCCCGGCGCTCTCCTCGGTGTCCGGTCCCAGCGGGTAGACCCGTTCCAGACTCACGCCGACGCGGTCGCCGGCGGCCGCCATCACACCCTGGAGCACCTCGCGCCCGACGACCGCCCCGGCGAAGCGTGCCCCGTCTGGCTCGTAGGTGAGTGTCTCGGGCATGAACCCAACGTCGACGAGGTCGTGGACCACACACGGTGCCAAGGAGAGACAGCGGTAGACGGCGCGGTCACCCGCGTCGGCGCGGTGGAGGTACCGGACCCTGTCGTCGGCGTCCAGCGTCGCCGCCACGTCCGCCTCGGCCGGCGCGGAACACCTGACGAGCGCGTTGCCGTCGCGACGCAGCGCCGGCGGCTCCGCGGTCACGGTCGCCTCGTGGGCGGTCGCGGCGTCCGCGAGCGGACAACCGTCGCCCGTCACGCCCACCTCCACGACCAGACACTCGTCGATCACGCGGCAACACTCGCGTCGAGGATACATAAACCCCGGCTACAGACGGGCCAATCCCTACGTCACGGTAGTTCCTGACGGTAGGTATGGACATCGAGACGGTCAAGGAGCGTGCCGGGCCACGCGAGTTCGGGCCGGCCGACGACATGCCCGAGGAGTACCGCCGCGCGGCCACGCGGATGATCCAGTTCCACGCCAACAGCGAGGTGATGGGTGGGTACCTCGACAAGCAGTTCACCCGCCACGCGCCGTCGCTCGACCGGAAACTGGCGTGTACGGCGAAGGTCCAAGACGAGATCGGCCACGCGCAGCTGCTGTACCGCGCCGCCGAGACGCTGGGCGTGAAGACCCGCGAGGAGATGCTGGACGAACTCGCCAACGGCGAGGGGAAGTTCCTCAACTGTTTCCACTACCCGGTCGACTCCTGGTACGAGGCCCCGATGATCGACTTCTTCGTCGACGGCGGGGCGATGCGCCGACAGGCCACGCTGAAGACCACCTCCTGGACCCCGTACGCCCACGCGATGGACAAGGTGTGTTTCGAGGAGGGGTTCCACGTCAAGCACGGCGAGTCGATCCTCAAGGAGCTGATGACCTCCTCGAAGGCGACCCGAGAGCGCGTCCAGGAGACGTTCGAGACGTGGTGGCCGCGCATCCTCCAGTTCTTCGGGCCGACGAACGACGAGTCGCACCACAACGACTTCGCGCAGGACGTGGGTCTGAAGACGGCGACGAACGACGAACTCCGCAACTCGTTCCTCAACATGTACGTCCCGAAGGCGGAGAAGTACGGCCTGGAGATCCCGGAGTACCCGCGCATCTTCGAGCGTGACGACGGGACGATGGCGATCCGCGAGGACGACCTCGACTGGGACGAGTTCTGGACGATCTCGAAGAACGACTACGAGGGGAGTCACGAACAGATCGGCACCCGACGGCGGCGCCAGGAGGCCGTCGAGTGGGTGCGCCAGTCGATGGACGACTGGGAGGCGTCGGGCGGAACCACGCCGCAGGCGGCCGACTGAGAGACCACACATGATCTGGGAAGTGTTCAGACAGGAGGAACCGGGCGACTACCACCAGCACGTCGGCAACGTCCACGCGCCGGACCGGGAGATGGCGAAGCAGTTCGCCCAGATCCAGCACGCCCGCCGGATGCAGACGAACTCGCTGTGGGTCGTCCCGCAGGAGGAGATCGGTGAGGTCGACGCCGAGGACACCAGCTTCGGCGGTACCACCGACAAGTCCTACCGCTGGGCGATGACGTACAACGACATCGACGCCTCCTTCGCCGAGGAGGTCGCCGACAGCGAGGAGGAACAGCGCGAGGCCGCGGAGAAACGCTCGGAGGCCCAGTCGTGACCGCCGCCGGACTCGACCGCGAGGACCTGACGGACGAACAGCAGACCGCGCTGGAGACACTGCTGTTCCGCCTCGCAGACGACGAGTTCGTCCACGCCGAGCGCGCGACGGAGTGGCAGATCTACGCGCCGACACTGGAGTCGGACCTCGCCCTCGCCAACGTCGCCCAAGACGAGTTCGGGCACGCACGGCTCTGGTACGACCTCCTGCAGGAACTCGGCTACACGGAGGCCGAGTGTATCTGGGAGCGCGACGCCGACGACTGGACTCACTCGACACTCGTCGAGCGGCCGTTCCCGGACGGCGGCTGGGGGAACGCGATCCTCCGGGGGTACCTCTACGACGTGGCCGAGCGCATCCGACTGGAGGCGTTGATCGACACGAGTTACGCCCCGCTCGCGGACCGCGTCGGCAAGGCGCTCGACGAGGAGGAGTACCACCGCGAACACGCCGAGAACTGGCTGGACCGACTCGCCGGCGGCGGCGAGTCCCACGAGCGACTCCAGCGGGCCGTCGACGACCTGTTCCCGCACGCGCTCTCGCTGTTCGCACCCAGCGAGCACGAGGAGACGATCCTCGACGCGGGGTTCCGCACGGAGTCGACCGCCGACATGCGCGAGGAGTGGCTCGACACCGTGATCCCGCGACTGGAGTCGCTGGGGCTCGACGTGCCCGATCCGGAGGACACCGACCTGCCAGAGGCGCGCGGTCGTGACGGCACTCACACCGACGCGTGGTTCGACCTCCAGGCGGAGTTCACCGCGACGTACGGCGAGATCGACCCGGACGAGCCGGCGACGCTCTCCAGCGAGGGGGTGTGACGTGCCGACGAACGCACCGATAGACTCGGAGGCGTGCGCCTACACCGAGTACGAGGACGGGGAGTCGCCCGCGGACTACCCGAAGACCGGCGCAGGTGCCGAGGGTGTCGAAGCCGAGATCTGGGACGCCCTCCGCGAGGTGGAGGACCCGGAGATGCCCGTCAGCATCGTCGATCTCGGACTGATCTACGGCGTCGAGGTGGACCCCGAGAGTGGCACTGCCGAGGTCGAGATGACACTCACCTACTCCGGGTGTCCGGCTCGCGACATGCTCCTGAACGACGTGGAGTGTGCCGCAGAGACCGCCTCGGAGGTCGACGACGCCGAGGTCCGCCTGCGGTACTCCCCGGAGTGGAACGTGAACATGGTGACCGAACGGGGTCGCTCGGCACTGCGCGACTTCGGACTGAGTGTGTGAGTATGAGTGATTCAGAGACCCCCAGCGCGCCGACCGACGACGCCGACCCGAGTACCGAGACCAGCGGCGAGACCGCGGGTGCAGAGTGTCCGTACTGCGGCTCGACGGAGACGGAACGCGACCACCCGCAGGGTCCCTCGTCGTGTCGGTCGATGCACTTCTGTAACGAGTGTCAACAGCCGTTCGAGCGGTTCGGGTAGGTAGGTGTCGACGTGTGGACGGCACCCGGACGAGGGTTTTTCACCGATTCCGAGGCAACGGCGAGGTATGAGTGACCGAGTCGAGAACGACGACCCCGTCGTCACGGAACTCTCCAGTGACGGCGAGACGGCGATCCCTGCGCCGGTCCGCGAGTGTTTGGCCCTCGAACCGGGCGACGAGATCCGGTGGCGCATCGACGGGGAGACGGTCCGTGTCCGTCGGGCCACGCCGACGGCGAAGGGTGTCGCCTACGCGGACGACGTCCCGATCGAGGATCGAGAGGAGTGGGTGACCAACGCGAACGAACGCCTCCGCCGGAAGCGCGAGACGGACTGGGACGGGGCTGGTGAGTAGATGGCGACGTACGTCGCCGACGCCGTCGCGATGAACCGTCGACTGATCGGTGCCGAGCCCGCCCGTGTCGCGGGAGTGTTCGACCGCGCACGACGGGGTCTCGACAGTCTCCTCGCCACGCCCGTCCAGTTGGCCGAGGTCGCCGACACGTTCACGCGACGCGACGAGATCGCGGGCACGACACCGTCACTCACCGGACGAGAGGCCGTACGGACACTGTTGGACGGCCCCGTCGACTCGACACCCGTCGACCGGGCCGTCCTCCTCCGACTCGACCGGCTGTTCGACTACTACTCGATCCACGACGCCGTCCTCGTCGCCGCACACGAGACGCTCGACGCGGACGGCATCGTGACGAACGACCGCGAGATCGAGACGTTCGACGGTGACGCCGCCGTGTGGTCGTAGCCGTTGGGTCACCGCGTCGTGCGCCCTCCGAGAACAAACACGAGCAGTGCCATCGAGAGCGCGCCGACACGTCAGAACAGTTCGTCGAGCGTCCTGTCGCCGTCTGCGTCCTCGTTCAGAACGCTCGGGTCCGCAGGGGCCGCGTCGGCGTAGAACGTCTCCTCGCGGAGTTCTCTGAGTGTCGTGCCCTCGTCGGTCACGGCCGTCAGATCGGCCGAGGAATCGGTGTCTATCTCCGATCCATCGTGGCCGAGTGCTTTCCGAACCGTCGACGGGAGCGTAGGCCGTGGTGCGTTCTCGTGGCGGCCGACCGTCTCGGTCTTGTGTGTCGCGTCGTGGACGGCACGGAGGACAGCTACTCCGCGGAGGTAGTTGTACTCGGTCAGCAGCGAGACACCGAAGGCGGTGAACCCCCAGAAGTCCGCCGGCACGTCACGCGAGTCCTCGTTCGGCTCGTGGTGGTACTGGGTCAGAATCTCGTGGTCCGCGAGGTTGGCGAGTTGCTCGCTGATCGCGGAGCGACTGCGCGGGACGTAGTACGCGATCTCGGTCGTGGACGCGAGGTTCGACGGGTGGCCGAGGAGAACTTGCAGAACGTTGTGTCGCGTCTCCTGTGAGAGATACCGCTGGACCGTGCGCTCGGTCTCGTACGGGACGCTGTCGTCGAGGTCGAAGACGTCCGCGACCGAGGGCGTCTCCGCGTGACCCTCCGATCCGGTGGCTGTCTCAGAGCGACTCATCGTTGCCCGTCCGTACGCACGGGTGTCGGGTAAGCATTCCGGACAGACCACGACGATTCTCTGGCTCGAATCCGTCGTGGTCGAAACACTCTTGCGCTCCGTTACTGATATCGTCACAGTATGGTCGATTCTACACGTCGCAGACGTGTCTCCGAGGCACTGTCGCGGGCACTCCGAGACATCTCGCTCCCCGTCGAGGACTACACGACGATCCGGACGTGGGTGGACGAGGAACTTCCCCAACTTCACAGCCCCGCTGTCACCTCCTATCTCGTCTTCGGGAGTTACAGAGGACGCTACCACGAGTCCTTGCGACTCGCGCAGTACGAACTGTCGAAACCGGTGAGCGTCACTGCGGTGGTCCTCGGAGACACGCCGGAACTCGGTCTCACGGTCGCGGAGATCGGGCCGGACCCGTTGGCGTTTCTCGTGAAGTTCCACCTCTTGACGGCGTTCGCCGACCGGAACGTCGGCATCTACGAGAAGGACTCCGGTGGCGAGGCGGTCGAACTCGGACTGCTCACGGGTGAGTCGTGTTTCGAGCAGACGACACTGTTGCCTCGTGACTACTACGGGAGAGAGAGCGACGACATCCAGGATCGAGCAGACGTGTTCTCGGTTGCACGCCACGTCGCGTTCGCGGCCGACCTCGACGAGGACGAGAAGAAGACCGAACTCCGCGGACTACTCCAGACGGCTCGGAGTCGGGGAATCGACGTGAGCGAACACGAGTTGACGGTGTTTCTCGAGGAGGAACTCGCCGACCGAGACGCGGACGCTCCGACGTACAGTTGGGTCCACCTCTCGGTCTTCCGACAGTTCGAGGCGAGCGGACGGTGTGAGACGTGGCACACCGAAGACGACCTCCGAGCGGCCGTCGCGCGGATCAGAGCAGAGAGCGCGCCACAGTGGGATCTCGGGACGACCGGTTCGGGGAGTTGAGTGTCCGAGAACTGTCGATCATCGCGTCGCGCGCCGTCCGAGGACGAACACGAGCAGTGCCATCAGGAGCGCGCCGAAGAACGACTCGACGGTGGCGACGAGTTGTCCGCGGCCGACCGGCTGGAGGTCGCCGTAGCCGAGGATCGTGAACGTGACCGTCGAGAGGTAGAGGCTCTTGCCGACGAGGTTCGCTGCAGTGGTGTTCTGGAGCGCGAAACTGATGACCTCGCCGCCGCTCGTCGTGTCACGGATGCCGGTGTGCTGGAACAGGCCCGCGCTGACGAGGATGGTCCCGATGGAGAGCCCGACGACGCGACCCGGACTCTCGCCGTACTTCGTGAGTAGGCCGAAGCCGGCGTTCCTGAGCCACGAGAGGTAGTTGCCTTCTTTCCAGTGGTGTCTCCGGCGGCGGGTCTTCCGTTCGACGACGGCCTCGGTGACTCGTTCGGGAAGCGCGCTCTCGCGAGAGAGCTGTTCGATCTGCCGGAGTGTCCACGTCGCTCTCTCGATGGTGTCGTTCTCGCCGGTGTAGTGATCGCCGAACTTTGTATTTGCGTTCAGGCGGATGTCGGCGAGAATCGCACCGTAGAGTGCTGCGCCGGTGAGGTCGGCGTCGAATATGTCGGCTTTCGAGAGGTCGGCGCGTTCGAGTGTCGCGTCTCGCAGTTCCGCGTCGGCTGCCTGCACCGCTGACAGATCCCCATAGCTGAGATCTGCTCCCGAGAGATCGACCTTACGGAGGAGTGCCCCCGAGAGGTCGGCACGAGCGAGGTCTGCCTCCGAGAGGTCGGCACGGGCGAGGTCCACCTCCGAGAGGTCGGCACGAGCGAGGTCCGCCTCCGAGAGGTCGGCACTGGAAAGGTCTGCCTCCGAGAGGTCGGCACGGGCGAGGTCTACCTCCGAGAGGTCGGCACGGGCGAGGTCTACCTCCGAGAGGTCGGCACGAGCGAGGTCTGCCTCCGAGAGGTCGGCACCAGTGAGGTCTGCCTCCGGGAGGTCGGCATCGAAAAGGTCTGCCTCAGAGAGGTCGGCACCAGTGAGGTCTGCCTCCGAGAGGTCGGTATTGGGGAGGAACGCCCTCGAGAGATTGGCATTCGAAAGGTCCTTGTTTGACAGATCGAGAAACTCGAGATTCGCCTCAGAGAGGTCGGCACCGAGTAGACCTACATCCGAGAGGTTGGCACTCGAAAGGTTCGCCTCCGAAAGGTTCGCTTCGGGTAAATCTGCACCCGAGAGGTCGGCGAAATCGAGATTCGCCTTCGAGAGGTCGGCACCGAGTAGGTCTGCCCCAGAGAGGTCGACACCCGAGAGGTCGACACCCGAGAGATCAGCCGTCGAGAGGTCGGCGAACCGTAGCCGCGCCTCACCCAACGATTGCTCGTCTCGAAACTCGAACCCGGATAGCTCGGCACCGTCGAGAACGAGCGGTCTGTCGTGATCTACCTCCAGAACCTCACCACCCGACTCACCAAGCTCGTCCGTGTGCCAGCGACACCGCTCGCTGCCGTCGACAGTTTCGCGACGACAGACGGCGACACGATTCGACTCGACCGCCTCACGAAGCGAATCCGAGTCGAGTATCTCGTGTGAGTGGACGTCCGCCGCCAACATCTCGAACCCACACCGACCTGGTGGCGCTTCGCCCATCACACAACCAACCACACCACGAACGCAAAAAGCTACCCACTAGCCACGACCGGTCACACAAGACAACAGTTAACCCCACCACCGCACACCCACACCACCGTGCACGAGATCACCCAGTCGGGGTTCGTCGAGGTGATCACGGGGTCGATGTTCTCGGGGAAGACGGAGGAACTGCTCCGTCGGCTCCGCCGGGCGCGCATCGCGGGCCAGGACGTCGCCGTCTTCACCCCCGCACTCGACGACCGCTACGGCACGACGAAGATCGGCTCGCACGCCGGCCGCGAGTGGGAGGCGACCGTGATCGAGCCGGACGACGAGGGGCCGTGGGACATCACGGACCACCTGAACGGCGAGGAGGTCGTCGCGATCGACGAGGCGAACTTCTTCTCGGAGACGCTCGTCGACGTGGTCGAGGCGCTGGCGGCCGACGACCGCCGTGTGATCGCCTGCGGCACCGACCAGACGTTCCGCGGGGAACCGTTCCACCCGCTGCCGGAGCTGGTCGCACTCGCGGAGTACGTCGACAAACTCCAGGCGATCTGTGCCCAGTGTGGCGAACCCGCGACCCGCAACCAGCGACTGGTCGACGGGGAGCCGGCCCACGTCGACGACCCGACGATCGTCGTCGGCGCCGAGGAACGCTACGAGGCCCGGTGTCGCAACTGCCACGAACTCCGGCGAGACTGACGGTATCGGACCGGACCACGGCCCCCGGCGAGACCGACGAGACCGGGTCGGACCGCGGACGCACCGACACGAGCGCACCGACGAGTCCGCACCGGAACGGTCAAACCGCGAACCACCGTACGAGACGCTCGTGACGACGTGGGTCGACAGCACGGAGGGCGGTCGTGCGCGCGGCGTCCGCGGACTGCTCAGAGCGTGGTTCGAGGTCGTGGTCCACCCGCGGCGGTTCTTCCGGGTCGGGATCGCGCCGGGCGACCAGGCACCGGGGCTCGTCTTCGCCGTCGTCGTGGCGCTCGGCTTCGCCGGGACGCGTGTCGCGGTCGAGCCGGGGCTCGTCCCGGCGGTGTTCGGTGGCCGTGCCGGCTCCGTCGTGGTGGCGCTGG
This window encodes:
- the paaE gene encoding 1,2-phenylacetyl-CoA epoxidase subunit PaaE, with product MSDSETPSAPTDDADPSTETSGETAGAECPYCGSTETERDHPQGPSSCRSMHFCNECQQPFERFG
- a CDS encoding Phenylacetic acid catabolic protein; the protein is MDIETVKERAGPREFGPADDMPEEYRRAATRMIQFHANSEVMGGYLDKQFTRHAPSLDRKLACTAKVQDEIGHAQLLYRAAETLGVKTREEMLDELANGEGKFLNCFHYPVDSWYEAPMIDFFVDGGAMRRQATLKTTSWTPYAHAMDKVCFEEGFHVKHGESILKELMTSSKATRERVQETFETWWPRILQFFGPTNDESHHNDFAQDVGLKTATNDELRNSFLNMYVPKAEKYGLEIPEYPRIFERDDGTMAIREDDLDWDEFWTISKNDYEGSHEQIGTRRRRQEAVEWVRQSMDDWEASGGTTPQAAD
- a CDS encoding AMP-binding protein, giving the protein MASTDTGTEEVVHEPDPAFAEATNVRQFMREYDIPDHEALIERTTTDLDGDPDSGVEWFWDELVDYLGIDFYEDYDTVRDDTDGPQFSRWYPGGELNLAHNVLDRHAARDSERRNKMACIWEGEPGDERHVTYHDLHRQTNRVANYLDSVGVETGDTVGLYMPMVPEVISILYGCFKVGAIAVPIFSGFGTEATATRIADSECSVLFTADGFYRRGSEVTLKGTADEAIAEAGHVEHTVVYDRLGSSGDADADTDEDLPIPWHHDRDTWWADSVAAADDDYETRSLSSDQESMLLYSSGTTGEPKGIVHTHAGVQMQCAKELHFGFDQKPSDRFFWVSDIGWMMGPWTLIGNHTFGGTVFMYEGAPDHPQPDRFWEMIDRHDLTQFGISPTAIRALRERGDEWLADHDLSSLRILGSTGEPWDPESWRWFYEHVGGGECPIVNISGGTEICGCFLMPMPDQPLKPCTLGSPGLGMDVDIVDADGESVAETGERGFLVARDSCPSTTKSLWSGDERYLEEYWSTWPDLWDHGDWAQKDADGFWFLHGRADDALNVAGRKIGPAEIEGVLIDHPDVNRAAAVGVPDDTTGTAVVAYVVTEPGVTGDDDLRAELTELVGEEHGKPFRPREVLFVDAFPKTQSGKIIRRAIASVHEGEDPGDLSSMENPEALEAIRDAS
- a CDS encoding helix-turn-helix domain-containing protein, giving the protein MIDECLVVEVGVTGDGCPLADAATAHEATVTAEPPALRRDGNALVRCSAPAEADVAATLDADDRVRYLHRADAGDRAVYRCLSLAPCVVHDLVDVGFMPETLTYEPDGARFAGAVVGREVLQGVMAAAGDRVGVSLERVYPLGPDTEESAGRFDLTPAQEAAIRTAHAMGYFGVPKAVTAAEVAAELGVGKTAFLERLRRGQAALFEQLFG
- a CDS encoding Hsp20/alpha crystallin family protein, which produces MSRRNPIDDIEQVFERMNRELANIGEGFEPRGRGGVNVDVLSRDGEIVVVADLPGFTSEDIDVSLVDRELTITAEASDETETAVDDESVQVHRRERHARSVERRLRLPEDVVEAETTAEYEHGVLTVTLPTLESETVEGTTIDVN
- a CDS encoding AbrB/MazE/SpoVT family DNA-binding domain-containing protein gives rise to the protein MSDRVENDDPVVTELSSDGETAIPAPVRECLALEPGDEIRWRIDGETVRVRRATPTAKGVAYADDVPIEDREEWVTNANERLRRKRETDWDGAGE
- a CDS encoding 2-amino-3,7-dideoxy-D-threo-hept-6-ulosonate synthase translates to MTHAGLDARLDRISTDGRYLIVPMDHGITLGAVTGLKDIEGTIDAVTRGGADAVLTQRGIAPRVHGNANGAGYVAHLNASTAIGPDSNDKRQTGTVVDAIRAGADAVSMHINVGSDYEREQLKFLSELTSEAAGYGVPTLAMAYARGANLTGEDPEHDPEYLGHAVRLAEEVGADVVKTAYSGDPETFEHVCESTALPVVIAGGSPSGDRATLEAVRGAMDAGAAGVSMGRSIFQHDDPEAITRAVSAVVHEDADAEDALHGAELL
- the paaC gene encoding 1,2-phenylacetyl-CoA epoxidase subunit PaaC, which codes for MTAAGLDREDLTDEQQTALETLLFRLADDEFVHAERATEWQIYAPTLESDLALANVAQDEFGHARLWYDLLQELGYTEAECIWERDADDWTHSTLVERPFPDGGWGNAILRGYLYDVAERIRLEALIDTSYAPLADRVGKALDEEEYHREHAENWLDRLAGGGESHERLQRAVDDLFPHALSLFAPSEHEETILDAGFRTESTADMREEWLDTVIPRLESLGLDVPDPEDTDLPEARGRDGTHTDAWFDLQAEFTATYGEIDPDEPATLSSEGV
- a CDS encoding pentapeptide repeat-containing protein; translation: MGEAPPGRCGFEMLAADVHSHEILDSDSLREAVESNRVAVCRRETVDGSERCRWHTDELGESGGEVLEVDHDRPLVLDGAELSGFEFRDEQSLGEARLRFADLSTADLSGVDLSGVDLSGADLLGADLSKANLDFADLSGADLPEANLSEANLSSANLSDVGLLGADLSEANLEFLDLSNKDLSNANLSRAFLPNTDLSEADLTGADLSEADLFDADLPEADLTGADLSEADLARADLSEVDLARADLSEVDLARADLSEADLSSADLSEADLARADLSEVDLARADLSEADLARADLSGALLRKVDLSGADLSYGDLSAVQAADAELRDATLERADLSKADIFDADLTGAALYGAILADIRLNANTKFGDHYTGENDTIERATWTLRQIEQLSRESALPERVTEAVVERKTRRRRHHWKEGNYLSWLRNAGFGLLTKYGESPGRVVGLSIGTILVSAGLFQHTGIRDTTSGGEVISFALQNTTAANLVGKSLYLSTVTFTILGYGDLQPVGRGQLVATVESFFGALLMALLVFVLGRRATR
- the paaB gene encoding 1,2-phenylacetyl-CoA epoxidase subunit PaaB; this translates as MIWEVFRQEEPGDYHQHVGNVHAPDREMAKQFAQIQHARRMQTNSLWVVPQEEIGEVDAEDTSFGGTTDKSYRWAMTYNDIDASFAEEVADSEEEQREAAEKRSEAQS
- the paaD gene encoding 1,2-phenylacetyl-CoA epoxidase subunit PaaD; protein product: MPTNAPIDSEACAYTEYEDGESPADYPKTGAGAEGVEAEIWDALREVEDPEMPVSIVDLGLIYGVEVDPESGTAEVEMTLTYSGCPARDMLLNDVECAAETASEVDDAEVRLRYSPEWNVNMVTERGRSALRDFGLSV